The following proteins are encoded in a genomic region of Cellulomonas sp. ES6:
- a CDS encoding glycosyltransferase family 2 protein yields the protein MPRAGTRTAPAPQVSVGVPVYNGALYLDQALAALRDQDLRDIEVVVADNGSTDDTPHIAREYAASDPRFRYVRSPRNLGVARNFNRTLALARAPLFMWHAADDVAAPGHLAACHAALAAQPRADIAFPRVTLVDAEGEVVGHMDDEDLTFAGLTPAARVDLLLRRSVYQSIAWGGVHRTDALRALGGHPLFFGGDIVLAMRSALRGEWAVVPERLFACRRHVHQNSKAVGADPLVQVRSYDPGFSRPVAFPQWYLTGRMLTEAAAAPLPPAERARAVAAVVRRWGVPEWRMLPYDVKRNLVRLRSGTYRGAYSSSSGYWV from the coding sequence ATGCCCCGAGCCGGCACCCGCACCGCACCCGCCCCCCAGGTCTCCGTCGGCGTCCCCGTCTACAACGGCGCGCTCTACCTCGACCAGGCGCTCGCCGCCCTGCGCGACCAGGACCTCCGCGACATCGAGGTGGTCGTCGCCGACAACGGCTCCACGGACGACACCCCGCACATCGCCCGGGAGTACGCCGCCTCCGACCCGCGGTTCCGCTACGTCCGGTCCCCCCGGAACCTCGGCGTCGCCCGGAACTTCAACCGCACGCTCGCGCTCGCCCGCGCGCCGCTGTTCATGTGGCACGCCGCGGACGACGTCGCCGCGCCGGGGCACCTCGCGGCCTGCCACGCGGCGCTCGCCGCGCAACCCCGGGCCGACATCGCGTTCCCCCGCGTGACGCTCGTCGACGCCGAGGGCGAGGTGGTCGGCCACATGGACGACGAGGACCTGACGTTCGCCGGCCTGACGCCCGCCGCCCGCGTCGACCTGCTGCTGCGGCGCTCCGTGTACCAGTCGATCGCCTGGGGCGGCGTGCACCGCACGGACGCCCTGCGCGCCCTGGGCGGGCACCCGCTGTTCTTCGGCGGGGACATCGTGCTGGCCATGCGCTCCGCGCTGCGGGGCGAGTGGGCCGTCGTCCCCGAGCGGCTGTTCGCCTGCCGCCGGCACGTGCACCAGAACAGCAAGGCCGTCGGGGCGGACCCCCTCGTCCAGGTGCGCAGCTACGACCCCGGGTTCAGCCGGCCCGTCGCGTTCCCGCAGTGGTACCTGACCGGCCGGATGCTCACCGAGGCGGCGGCGGCCCCCCTGCCGCCCGCCGAGCGCGCCCGGGCGGTGGCCGCGGTCGTCCGCCGGTGGGGCGTGCCGGAGTGGCGGATGCTGCCCTACGACGTGAAGCGCAACCTCGTCCGGCTGCGCTCGGGCACGTACCGCGGCGCGTACTCGTCCTCGTCCGGGTACTGGGTGTAG
- a CDS encoding SDR family oxidoreductase, which yields MALRVLVIGGTGIISSAVTRLAVERGLDVTVLHRGSASARPLPEGVEAVHGDIRDPASVRDALGDREFDAVVDWVAFTPQHVTTDIELFTGRTGQYVFISSASAYQTPPERLPVTESTPLRNPFWQYSRDKIACEDLLQRAYRDSGFPVTVVRPSHTYDRTSVPLDGGWTAVERMRQGKEVVVHGDGTSLWTLTHHEDFARGFVPLLGHPRALGDAFHITSDDVLTWNQVVRALAAAAGVEPRIVHVPSDAIAAADPDWGAGLLGDKAHSMVFDTGKLRALVPDFRTTVTFEEGARQIVAWHDADPARRRVDARLDAVMDDLVARFRVR from the coding sequence ATGGCCCTTCGCGTCCTCGTCATCGGCGGCACCGGCATCATCAGCTCCGCCGTCACCCGCCTCGCCGTCGAGCGCGGTCTCGACGTCACCGTCCTGCACCGCGGCTCCGCGTCCGCCCGCCCCCTGCCCGAGGGCGTCGAGGCGGTCCACGGCGACATCCGCGACCCCGCGTCCGTGCGCGACGCGCTCGGCGACCGCGAGTTCGACGCCGTCGTCGACTGGGTCGCGTTCACGCCCCAGCACGTCACCACCGACATCGAGCTCTTCACCGGCCGCACCGGGCAGTACGTGTTCATCAGCTCGGCCTCCGCCTACCAGACGCCGCCGGAGCGGCTGCCCGTCACGGAGTCCACGCCGCTGCGCAACCCGTTCTGGCAGTACTCGCGCGACAAGATCGCGTGCGAGGACCTGCTCCAGCGCGCGTACCGCGACTCCGGGTTCCCCGTCACGGTCGTGCGCCCCTCCCACACGTACGACCGCACGTCCGTGCCGCTGGACGGCGGCTGGACCGCGGTGGAGCGGATGCGCCAGGGCAAGGAGGTCGTCGTGCACGGCGACGGGACCTCGCTGTGGACGCTCACCCACCACGAGGACTTCGCGCGCGGGTTCGTCCCGCTGCTCGGGCACCCCCGGGCGCTCGGGGACGCGTTCCACATCACGTCGGACGACGTGCTCACCTGGAACCAGGTGGTGCGCGCGCTCGCCGCGGCAGCCGGCGTGGAGCCCCGCATCGTCCACGTGCCCTCCGACGCCATCGCGGCGGCCGACCCGGACTGGGGCGCCGGCCTGCTGGGGGACAAGGCGCACTCGATGGTGTTCGACACCGGCAAGCTGCGCGCCCTCGTGCCGGACTTCCGGACGACGGTGACGTTCGAGGAGGGCGCGCGCCAGATCGTGGCCTGGCACGACGCCGACCCCGCACGGCGCCGGGTGGACGCGCGGCTCGACGCGGTCATGGACGACCTGGTGGCGCGGTTCCGCGTGCGCTGA
- the mgtE gene encoding magnesium transporter: protein MENATLISPDQVSAVVQRLLDDKNLADLTAVATAVGTLTGPQAVAVLERLDATDRALVFRLLPKTTALDVFEGLDATLQGDLVGALQDEDVAAVFEQLDPDDRVALLDELPATVATRLLHGLPPRERALTAAVLGYPAESIGRRMSPEYVVTHPWVTVDQTMDRVRLRLGDAETVYTLPVTDEQRRLVGIVSLRDLLGAEPDAAIGTLMHEPHSAQANEEAEVAARRCADLALLALPVVDAEDRLVGILTVDDALAVLEVEESEDQARIGGAEPLRRPYLSTPVRSIVRSRVVWLLVLAVGATLTVQVLGAFEATLDRMVVLSLFIPLLIGTGGNTGNQAATTVTRALALGDVRPRDLTRVLAREVRVGFVLGLLLGSVGFAAASLAFDLRIGGVIGLTLLAVCTMAASVGGVMPLVGRMIRVDPAVFSNPFITTFVDASGLVVYFLVARAVLGI, encoded by the coding sequence ATGGAGAACGCCACCCTCATCAGCCCGGACCAGGTGTCCGCCGTCGTGCAGCGGCTGCTGGACGACAAGAACCTCGCGGACCTGACGGCCGTCGCCACCGCCGTCGGGACGCTGACCGGCCCGCAGGCCGTCGCCGTGCTGGAACGGCTGGACGCCACCGACCGGGCGCTGGTCTTCCGGCTGCTGCCCAAGACCACCGCCCTGGATGTCTTCGAGGGGCTGGACGCCACGCTCCAGGGCGACCTCGTGGGGGCGCTCCAGGACGAGGACGTCGCCGCGGTGTTCGAGCAGCTCGACCCGGACGACCGGGTGGCGCTGCTCGACGAGCTGCCCGCGACCGTCGCCACCCGCCTGCTGCACGGGCTGCCGCCGCGGGAGCGCGCCCTCACGGCGGCCGTGCTCGGCTACCCGGCGGAGTCGATCGGCCGGCGGATGAGCCCGGAGTACGTCGTCACGCACCCGTGGGTCACCGTCGACCAGACGATGGACCGGGTCCGCCTGCGCCTCGGGGACGCCGAGACCGTCTACACGCTGCCGGTGACCGACGAGCAGCGCCGGCTGGTGGGGATCGTCAGCCTGCGCGACCTGCTCGGCGCCGAGCCGGACGCGGCGATCGGCACGCTCATGCACGAGCCCCACTCGGCGCAGGCGAACGAGGAGGCGGAGGTCGCCGCGCGCCGGTGCGCCGACCTCGCGCTGCTGGCCCTGCCGGTCGTGGACGCCGAGGACCGGCTGGTCGGCATCCTCACCGTGGACGACGCGCTCGCGGTGCTCGAGGTCGAGGAGTCGGAGGACCAGGCGCGCATCGGCGGCGCCGAGCCGCTGCGGCGCCCGTACCTGTCGACCCCCGTCCGGTCGATCGTGCGCTCGCGGGTGGTGTGGCTGCTCGTGCTGGCCGTCGGGGCGACGCTCACCGTCCAGGTGCTCGGCGCGTTCGAGGCGACCCTGGACCGGATGGTGGTCCTCTCGCTGTTCATCCCGCTCCTGATCGGCACCGGCGGCAACACCGGCAACCAGGCGGCGACGACCGTCACGCGCGCGCTCGCCCTCGGCGACGTGCGCCCCCGCGACCTCACCCGGGTCCTCGCCCGGGAGGTGCGGGTGGGGTTCGTCCTCGGCCTGCTGCTCGGGTCGGTGGGGTTCGCCGCGGCGTCGCTGGCGTTCGACCTGCGCATCGGGGGCGTGATCGGGCTGACGCTGCTGGCGGTGTGCACGATGGCGGCGTCCGTGGGCGGGGTCATGCCGCTCGTCGGCCGGATGATCCGGGTGGACCCGGCGGTGTTCTCGAACCCGTTCATCACCACGTTCGTCGACGCGAGCGGGCTGGTCGTGTACTTCCTCGTCGCCCGGGCGGTGCTGGGGATCTGA